The Fibrobacter sp. UWP2 genome includes a window with the following:
- a CDS encoding DMT family protein gives MKAGIFTVILLIISNVFMTTAWYGNLKLKEMHISTDWPLILVILASWGVALFEYCFMIPANNIGSRINGGPFSLMQLKVIQEAVSLTIFTVIATTVFNNETLQWNHIVAFALIIGAVFFAFLK, from the coding sequence ATGAAAGCAGGCATCTTTACAGTCATCCTCCTCATCATCAGCAACGTGTTCATGACCACCGCATGGTACGGGAACCTCAAGCTGAAAGAAATGCACATTTCCACTGACTGGCCGCTCATCCTCGTGATTCTCGCCTCGTGGGGAGTGGCCCTCTTCGAATACTGTTTCATGATTCCTGCAAACAACATCGGGAGCCGCATCAACGGCGGGCCCTTTAGCCTCATGCAACTCAAGGTCATCCAAGAGGCAGTCTCGCTCACTATATTCACAGTCATCGCGACAACCGTATTCAACAACGAAACGCTCCAGTGGAACCACATCGTGGCATTTGCGCTCATCATCGGCGCGGTGTTCTTCGCGTTCCTCAAATAA
- a CDS encoding class I SAM-dependent RNA methyltransferase, which translates to MDQNLEKRLKRQVIGKPHRFWAVAPLGFEATLARELQGFGIEAAPTNDGKVEFTGKITDAWKAVAYSRIANRIMMHIADFKAENFRDLEKKAAEIPWELYLPCHPERGSASSPSLLRSLSKRSASKGEVEGSISIHVTCKHSRLYHSDAVAERLYKVIEGGSVPLAAAPAGASATPSAGAPRNAPKAEGNVPPQNIYVTLIDDRCTVWLDLAGEELYKRGHERFVNDAPLKETLAAGMILETIEILRLRAAHSAQDDTAPANITLIDPMAGSGTFSLEAAYMASGLIPGKCRDFALKHQPAFKPATWNHIVNFTSHTPHSTSHTIVTSDISERAVEITRHNVEHSPLATIAPELVDPQVRDFFSYKAEDFKPLAGQTVILLNPPYGKRLNFDAPKLYAKIGKHLQNECGDGNRFKDGIHIAEDAPKLVEISATKKKKVVSNL; encoded by the coding sequence ATGGACCAGAACCTCGAAAAGCGCCTCAAGCGGCAGGTCATTGGTAAGCCTCACCGCTTTTGGGCCGTGGCGCCCCTGGGGTTCGAAGCGACTCTCGCCCGCGAACTGCAAGGCTTTGGCATCGAGGCCGCCCCCACAAACGACGGCAAGGTGGAATTCACGGGCAAAATCACCGACGCCTGGAAGGCCGTGGCCTACAGCCGCATCGCGAACCGCATCATGATGCACATCGCCGACTTCAAGGCAGAAAACTTCCGCGACCTCGAGAAAAAAGCCGCCGAGATCCCGTGGGAACTGTACCTCCCGTGTCATCCTGAGCGTGGTTCGGCAAGCTCACCATCCTTATTAAGGTCCCTGAGCAAGCGAAGCGCGTCGAAGGGCGAAGTCGAAGGATCTATAAGCATCCACGTGACCTGCAAGCATTCGCGCCTGTACCATAGCGATGCCGTCGCCGAGCGTTTGTACAAAGTAATTGAAGGGGGAAGCGTCCCCCTCGCTGCAGCCCCGGCCGGGGCTTCCGCTACCCCCTCTGCGGGGGCACCCCGCAACGCCCCGAAAGCCGAAGGGAACGTTCCGCCGCAAAACATCTACGTCACGCTCATCGATGACCGCTGCACCGTCTGGCTCGACCTCGCGGGCGAAGAACTGTACAAGCGCGGGCACGAGCGGTTCGTAAACGACGCCCCCCTCAAGGAAACGCTTGCCGCCGGCATGATTCTCGAGACCATCGAGATCCTTCGACTTCGTGCTGCGCACTCCGCTCAGGATGACACTGCACCAGCGAACATCACCCTCATTGATCCAATGGCAGGGAGCGGCACGTTCAGCCTCGAAGCCGCCTACATGGCATCTGGGCTTATCCCCGGCAAGTGCCGCGACTTTGCCCTCAAGCACCAGCCCGCCTTCAAGCCCGCCACGTGGAACCACATCGTCAATTTCACTTCCCACACTCCTCACTCCACATCCCACACCATCGTCACCTCCGACATCTCAGAACGGGCAGTCGAGATTACACGCCACAATGTGGAGCATTCTCCGTTGGCAACAATCGCCCCCGAGCTCGTGGACCCGCAGGTCCGCGACTTCTTTAGCTACAAGGCGGAGGATTTTAAACCCCTTGCGGGCCAAACCGTCATTCTGCTCAACCCGCCCTACGGCAAGCGCCTGAACTTTGACGCCCCCAAGCTTTATGCCAAAATCGGGAAGCACCTGCAAAATGAATGCGGCGATGGCAACCGATTCAAGGACGGGATCCACATCGCGGAAGATGCCCCAAAGTTAGTTGAAATTTCTGCAACCAAAAAGAAAAAGGTGGTCTCCAACTTGTAA
- a CDS encoding M23 family metallopeptidase, producing the protein MLFWGRHSFITALAVLVVALLCINTPSHARATDSSKKTSSTAVQKKPTKKAAPKKKEAKKEKAKPKKKEAKKPAKKKKAKSDKSAKAAQPEAASDSSVIKIDASDPKAFTKAILLEKQGIEFEMVGNSIKDQAAAVPKIQKPGEFLDFSSMLVPITHEALLGSPYGIRDHRLHRGVDVNVIKDEPVVAALPGHITVSKYNKGGYGHYVIIDHDNGLQTLYGHLSERKVKVGEYVFPGDIVGLAGNTGKSSAAHLHFEIRYKDINIDPATIVNFPKWELRPDVEKVPTKKLIAAHRKMQAKLQKENVYVVKKGDTQQDVATWFNISIEALCRLNNLKKNAPLRVGQKLRGCE; encoded by the coding sequence ATGCTTTTTTGGGGTAGACATAGTTTCATCACGGCACTGGCCGTGTTGGTGGTGGCGTTACTTTGTATAAACACGCCCTCCCATGCCAGGGCTACCGACTCTTCCAAAAAAACATCCAGTACGGCAGTCCAAAAAAAGCCGACGAAAAAAGCCGCTCCCAAAAAGAAGGAAGCCAAAAAAGAAAAGGCGAAGCCCAAAAAGAAAGAAGCCAAGAAGCCCGCAAAAAAGAAAAAAGCCAAAAGCGATAAAAGCGCCAAGGCTGCGCAGCCCGAGGCCGCAAGCGATTCCTCCGTAATCAAGATTGACGCCTCGGATCCCAAGGCGTTCACCAAGGCCATCCTCCTCGAAAAGCAGGGCATTGAGTTCGAGATGGTGGGCAATTCCATCAAAGACCAGGCCGCCGCGGTCCCCAAGATTCAAAAACCGGGCGAGTTCCTCGACTTTTCGAGCATGCTCGTGCCCATCACGCACGAGGCCCTGTTGGGCAGCCCCTACGGCATCCGCGACCACCGCCTGCACCGCGGCGTCGACGTGAACGTCATCAAGGACGAGCCCGTTGTGGCGGCGCTCCCCGGCCACATCACCGTCTCCAAGTACAACAAGGGCGGCTACGGCCATTACGTGATCATCGACCACGACAACGGGCTGCAAACGCTTTACGGGCACCTCTCGGAACGCAAGGTCAAGGTCGGCGAATACGTGTTCCCGGGCGACATCGTGGGGCTCGCCGGCAACACCGGCAAATCCTCGGCGGCGCACCTGCACTTTGAAATCCGCTACAAGGACATCAACATCGACCCCGCCACCATCGTGAACTTCCCCAAGTGGGAGCTGCGGCCCGACGTAGAGAAGGTTCCCACCAAAAAACTCATCGCCGCCCACCGCAAAATGCAGGCGAAGCTTCAAAAAGAGAACGTGTACGTGGTCAAAAAAGGCGACACCCAGCAGGATGTGGCGACCTGGTTCAACATCTCTATCGAGGCGCTGTGCCGCCTGAACAACCTAAAGAAAAACGCCCCACTGCGCGTGGGGCAAAAGTTGCGCGGCTGCGAATAG
- a CDS encoding MBOAT family protein has product MLDYLIPFLTRTFAFDPNSPLLFTQFYFWGFFAVVFLFFSLVHSKLLLRNAFLFATSLFFYYKTSGSYVCILIFCVIANFFIGKWIEKAEQKWKKKFWMVIVVIIDLLVLCYYKYSYFFLDALYDFTGIELHVYNFFAAASNKMFGTHSLVDTIILPVGISFFTFQAMSYCIDIYRGKIKPVTNILNFGFYLSFFPQLVAGPIVRADKFVPQLYKPYFLPRRAFGIAVFWILNGLAKKIILSDYLATNFVDRVFDTPLLFTGLENLIALFAYSLQVYADFSGYTDIAIGVALLMGFRLPQNFNSPYKAKSPTEFWRRWHISLSSWWRDYLYIPLGGNRNATIGTFFWMGFLSLVAVLLSGSVWVGIALAALFLYLGLLAYFKPESRKTISTNMNAMATQIVGGWWHGASWNFIIWGGLNGFGQVFNKLWVKRSATVRAAISLALFSISAILYKHYTIPICAITAVWFGVLFIGIYATIIYHLFTSKPVTWLNTAWNVTLTFVFITFTRLFFRAGSNLDPAEANEVAWNTAKNMVHQMGTAWKWDTLGTIAWEHINIILVFIAGMLIHWIPKKVKSRYRITFASLPAPLMVLATAFIIFVIYQFMSADTPPFIYFQF; this is encoded by the coding sequence ATGCTAGACTATTTAATACCATTCCTCACCCGCACGTTTGCATTCGACCCGAACAGCCCCCTGCTCTTTACGCAGTTCTACTTCTGGGGGTTCTTCGCCGTCGTCTTCCTCTTTTTCTCGCTGGTCCATAGCAAACTTTTGCTCCGCAACGCGTTCCTCTTTGCCACAAGCCTCTTTTTCTATTACAAGACGAGCGGCAGCTATGTGTGCATTTTGATTTTCTGCGTCATCGCAAACTTCTTTATTGGCAAGTGGATCGAGAAAGCCGAACAAAAATGGAAAAAGAAGTTCTGGATGGTCATTGTCGTCATCATTGACCTTTTGGTGCTGTGCTACTACAAGTATTCCTACTTCTTCTTGGACGCCCTCTACGACTTTACGGGTATCGAGCTGCACGTCTACAACTTCTTTGCAGCGGCTAGCAACAAGATGTTCGGCACGCACTCCCTTGTTGACACCATCATCCTCCCGGTGGGCATCTCGTTCTTCACGTTCCAGGCGATGAGCTACTGCATCGACATCTACCGCGGTAAAATCAAGCCCGTCACGAACATTTTGAACTTCGGTTTTTACCTCTCGTTTTTCCCGCAGCTGGTGGCAGGCCCCATTGTGCGCGCCGACAAGTTCGTGCCGCAGCTTTACAAGCCGTATTTTCTCCCCCGTCGTGCCTTTGGCATTGCCGTATTCTGGATTTTGAACGGTCTCGCCAAAAAGATTATTTTGAGCGACTACCTCGCCACCAACTTCGTGGACCGCGTTTTCGACACTCCGCTGCTCTTTACGGGTCTCGAGAACCTCATCGCCCTTTTTGCCTACTCGCTCCAGGTTTACGCCGACTTCTCGGGCTACACCGACATTGCGATTGGCGTCGCGCTCCTGATGGGTTTCCGACTGCCGCAAAACTTCAACAGCCCCTACAAAGCAAAGAGCCCCACGGAATTCTGGCGCCGTTGGCACATCAGCCTTTCGAGCTGGTGGCGCGACTACCTGTACATCCCTCTTGGCGGAAACCGCAACGCGACCATAGGCACCTTCTTCTGGATGGGATTCTTGAGCCTCGTAGCGGTCCTGCTTTCGGGTAGCGTCTGGGTGGGAATCGCCCTCGCCGCCTTGTTCCTCTATCTCGGCCTCCTCGCCTACTTCAAGCCCGAATCCCGCAAGACGATTTCCACGAACATGAACGCCATGGCAACACAGATTGTTGGCGGTTGGTGGCACGGCGCGAGCTGGAACTTCATCATTTGGGGAGGCTTGAACGGCTTTGGGCAAGTTTTCAACAAGCTCTGGGTCAAGCGCAGCGCCACTGTCCGCGCCGCCATTTCCCTAGCCCTGTTCTCCATTAGCGCCATCCTTTACAAGCACTACACCATCCCCATTTGCGCCATTACCGCCGTGTGGTTCGGCGTGCTCTTTATTGGCATTTACGCGACCATCATCTACCACCTGTTCACAAGCAAGCCCGTCACCTGGCTCAACACCGCCTGGAACGTGACCCTCACCTTCGTGTTCATCACCTTCACGCGACTATTCTTCCGCGCCGGCAGTAACCTCGACCCGGCAGAGGCCAACGAAGTCGCCTGGAATACCGCAAAGAACATGGTCCACCAAATGGGCACCGCCTGGAAATGGGATACCCTCGGCACCATCGCCTGGGAACACATCAACATCATCCTTGTGTTCATCGCGGGCATGCTTATCCACTGGATTCCCAAAAAAGTCAAGAGCCGTTACCGCATTACCTTTGCCAGCCTCCCCGCACCATTGATGGTGCTTGCCACGGCGTTCATCATCTTTGTGATTTACCAGTTCATGAGCGCCGACACCCCGCCGTTCATCTACTTCCAGTTCTAA
- a CDS encoding GDSL-type esterase/lipase family protein, with product MKKLALLCTAALNAALSFAASAMPAPGSYNIDLSKYSFIDTTLNTIQFPKGNANFEPFFKKLDTLVFENRGQVKILHIGGSHLQADVISGRIREHLIKEYPGASAGRGFVFPYAAARTNTPSSYASYYQGIWDKSKNVQKEVTKPLGLLGIAVSTSDPRAEITILLDKYNSEPMWGETRFRLFGYSDNGDMEPVLRVDSTDIKGVLDTASQSYVFKSPRPIDTIQIQFRWVDTLKQATVAQFITDSLVQDSIMRANADSTKADSGAKTDTVAKAVIPQNVALPLDSMFQGECDVMDTACLAKEDKKDLPANAAARKCSDIPKKPKPNYEEGELDESNDEDEHCIVEAEVVPDSVKKNARPHFTLTGILAETDAPGISYTNVGINGAKVHDYFEEVCPLFEKEMAYYKPDLVIFAIGINDANVKKFNDKRFREDYDKLIARIKKVSPNTAFIFETNNDSFRKVKKRRYVQHPNGEIARKAFFELAAKHGAGVWDKFSIMGGLGSMAKWEKADLAKADKVHFKMAGYHLLGDMFYKALIKAYQEHIANLPALEPTPKKVEEKKKK from the coding sequence ATGAAAAAACTCGCCCTCCTTTGCACAGCAGCCTTGAACGCCGCGTTGAGTTTTGCCGCAAGCGCCATGCCGGCCCCGGGCAGCTACAACATTGACCTCAGCAAGTATTCGTTCATCGACACGACGCTCAACACTATCCAGTTCCCCAAAGGGAACGCGAACTTTGAGCCGTTCTTCAAAAAGCTAGACACCCTCGTGTTCGAGAACCGCGGTCAAGTGAAAATCCTGCACATTGGTGGTTCGCACCTGCAGGCCGACGTCATCTCGGGACGAATCCGCGAACACCTCATCAAAGAATACCCCGGTGCAAGCGCCGGTAGAGGCTTTGTATTCCCGTACGCAGCCGCACGTACCAACACGCCCTCCAGCTACGCCAGCTATTACCAGGGCATTTGGGACAAGAGCAAGAACGTCCAAAAAGAAGTCACCAAGCCGCTCGGGCTTTTGGGCATTGCCGTGAGCACCAGCGACCCGCGTGCCGAAATCACCATCTTGCTCGACAAATACAATAGCGAGCCCATGTGGGGCGAGACCAGATTCCGCCTGTTCGGCTACAGCGACAACGGTGACATGGAGCCCGTGCTCCGCGTAGATTCCACCGACATCAAGGGTGTACTCGATACCGCAAGCCAGAGCTACGTATTCAAGAGCCCGCGCCCCATCGACACCATACAAATTCAGTTCCGCTGGGTCGACACACTCAAGCAGGCCACGGTCGCGCAGTTCATTACCGACTCCCTCGTGCAAGATTCCATCATGCGCGCAAACGCCGATTCCACCAAGGCCGATTCCGGAGCCAAAACCGATACGGTCGCCAAGGCCGTCATTCCGCAAAACGTGGCGCTCCCGCTGGACTCCATGTTCCAGGGCGAATGCGACGTGATGGACACCGCCTGCCTCGCCAAGGAAGACAAAAAGGACTTGCCTGCAAACGCAGCTGCCCGCAAGTGCAGCGACATTCCCAAAAAGCCCAAGCCGAATTACGAAGAAGGCGAACTGGACGAATCGAACGATGAAGACGAGCACTGCATTGTCGAAGCGGAGGTCGTTCCCGATTCCGTGAAAAAGAACGCCCGCCCACACTTTACGCTCACAGGCATTCTCGCCGAAACCGACGCCCCGGGCATCAGCTACACCAACGTGGGCATCAACGGTGCCAAGGTTCACGACTACTTCGAAGAGGTCTGCCCGCTCTTTGAAAAGGAGATGGCCTACTACAAGCCCGACCTCGTGATCTTTGCCATTGGCATCAACGACGCCAATGTGAAAAAGTTCAACGACAAGCGTTTTCGCGAAGACTACGACAAGCTCATCGCCCGCATCAAGAAGGTGAGCCCGAATACCGCGTTTATCTTTGAAACGAACAACGACAGCTTCCGCAAGGTTAAAAAGCGCCGCTACGTGCAGCACCCTAACGGCGAAATCGCCCGCAAGGCGTTCTTCGAGCTGGCTGCCAAGCACGGCGCCGGCGTTTGGGACAAGTTCAGCATCATGGGCGGGCTCGGTTCTATGGCCAAATGGGAAAAGGCCGACCTCGCCAAGGCCGACAAGGTCCACTTTAAAATGGCGGGCTACCACCTGCTGGGCGACATGTTCTACAAGGCATTGATCAAAGCCTACCAGGAACACATCGCGAACCTCCCCGCCCTCGAACCGACTCCGAAGAAGGTGGAGGAAAAAAAGAAAAAATAG
- the mdh gene encoding malate dehydrogenase yields MARKKIALVGAGQIGGTMALVLAQKQLGDVVLIDIPQTEGMPKGKALDIMEGRSVMGSSCNLSGSTDYADIAGSDVVIVTAGVPRKPGMSRDDLLGINCGVIKTVGEAIKKTAPDAFVIVITNPLDAMVYNMQKVTGFPSNKVIGMAGVLDSSRLACFVAMELGVSPEDVKATVMGGHGDTMVSLFDCVSVGGIPLNQLMSKEKFDELAKRTAGAGGEIVNLLVRGSAFYSPATSAIKMAEAYLLDKKSVLTCAVKLNGEYGVNGLYCGVPCVIGANGVEKVFEVKMNAEEKAAFEKSVEACKKNAEWVDQNT; encoded by the coding sequence ATGGCTAGAAAGAAGATTGCACTGGTTGGCGCTGGCCAAATCGGTGGTACTATGGCACTTGTTCTCGCTCAGAAGCAGCTGGGCGACGTGGTCCTTATTGATATCCCTCAGACCGAAGGCATGCCCAAGGGCAAGGCCCTCGATATCATGGAAGGCCGATCCGTCATGGGTTCTTCTTGCAATCTCTCTGGTTCTACGGATTACGCCGACATAGCCGGTTCCGACGTCGTGATCGTGACCGCCGGTGTCCCGCGCAAGCCGGGCATGAGCCGTGACGACCTCCTGGGCATCAACTGCGGCGTCATCAAGACTGTTGGCGAAGCCATCAAGAAGACCGCTCCCGACGCTTTTGTCATCGTGATTACGAACCCGCTCGACGCCATGGTCTACAACATGCAGAAGGTTACCGGATTCCCCTCCAACAAGGTGATCGGTATGGCCGGCGTGCTCGATTCTTCCCGCCTCGCTTGCTTCGTGGCCATGGAACTCGGTGTTTCTCCCGAAGACGTCAAGGCGACGGTCATGGGCGGCCACGGCGACACCATGGTGAGCCTCTTTGACTGCGTGTCCGTGGGCGGCATCCCGCTGAACCAGCTCATGAGCAAGGAAAAGTTCGACGAACTCGCCAAGCGCACTGCTGGTGCCGGTGGCGAAATCGTGAACCTCCTCGTGCGCGGTTCCGCTTTCTACAGCCCGGCGACTTCCGCCATCAAGATGGCCGAAGCCTACCTCCTTGACAAGAAGAGCGTTCTCACCTGTGCCGTGAAGCTGAACGGCGAATACGGCGTGAATGGTCTGTACTGCGGCGTCCCGTGCGTCATTGGCGCAAACGGCGTCGAGAAGGTCTTCGAAGTCAAGATGAACGCCGAAGAAAAGGCTGCCTTCGAGAAGTCCGTTGAGGCTTGCAAGAAGAACGCCGAATGGGTCGATCAGAATACTTAA
- the hisS gene encoding histidine--tRNA ligase — MSIAIPQLPKGTRDFYPEAERIQNYIFDTWRKVAESFAYEEYEGPMFEHLELYTGKSGDEIVSQLYNFKDKGDREIALRPEMTPTLARLVIQKARELKKPFKWFSMPRLFRYEKAQKGRLREFFQLNMDIIGTESIYAEADLMASIATMLRKFGLKDGEFAIGVSSRKLLATYLEEIGAPNPALVYPVLDRRLKIGPEAFAKALTEAGLSETQIKQLDDFMSCKSIEEVRAAVHSENATAALQEIEDLFSTLESAGFGACVNLDLSIVRGLAYYTGIVFEVFDKGKSMRAIAGGGRYDSLTEKLGGDRIPGVGFGMGDVVLADLLREHNLLPSPKQSVDFYIASFTNDMKKVFETAQKFRAASSATQNFTVSHPLAAMKMGKQLEQANYQGAKIVVYVDGDKATAGQFEFKDLRDGTMHVGTPEEIIKHSTLPQA, encoded by the coding sequence ATGAGTATTGCCATCCCCCAGTTGCCCAAGGGCACCCGTGATTTTTACCCGGAAGCGGAACGCATCCAGAACTATATTTTTGATACCTGGCGCAAGGTTGCCGAAAGCTTTGCCTACGAAGAGTACGAAGGCCCCATGTTCGAGCACCTGGAACTGTACACAGGCAAGTCCGGCGACGAAATCGTAAGCCAGCTTTACAACTTCAAAGACAAGGGCGACCGCGAAATCGCGCTCCGCCCCGAAATGACCCCGACGCTCGCCCGCCTTGTGATCCAGAAGGCCCGCGAACTCAAGAAGCCCTTCAAGTGGTTCAGCATGCCGCGCCTGTTCCGCTACGAGAAGGCCCAGAAAGGCCGCCTGCGCGAATTTTTCCAGCTGAACATGGACATCATCGGCACCGAGAGCATCTACGCCGAGGCCGACCTCATGGCATCCATCGCCACCATGCTCCGCAAGTTCGGCCTGAAGGACGGCGAATTTGCAATTGGCGTTTCGAGCCGCAAGCTTTTGGCCACCTACCTCGAAGAGATTGGCGCCCCGAACCCCGCGCTGGTGTACCCGGTGCTTGACCGCCGCCTGAAAATCGGGCCCGAGGCATTCGCCAAAGCCCTCACCGAAGCAGGCCTCTCCGAAACGCAGATCAAGCAGCTCGATGACTTCATGAGTTGCAAGAGTATCGAAGAAGTCCGTGCGGCAGTACACAGCGAAAACGCGACCGCCGCCCTCCAAGAAATCGAGGACCTGTTTTCAACGCTCGAAAGCGCCGGTTTTGGCGCCTGCGTGAATCTGGACCTCTCCATTGTGCGCGGTCTCGCCTACTACACGGGCATCGTCTTTGAAGTCTTTGACAAGGGCAAGTCCATGCGCGCCATCGCCGGCGGCGGACGTTACGACAGCCTCACCGAAAAACTCGGCGGAGACCGCATCCCGGGCGTGGGTTTTGGCATGGGCGACGTGGTGCTCGCCGACCTCCTCCGCGAGCACAATCTGCTCCCCTCCCCCAAGCAGAGCGTGGACTTTTACATCGCGAGCTTCACAAACGACATGAAAAAGGTCTTTGAGACCGCGCAGAAGTTCCGTGCCGCCAGCAGCGCTACCCAGAACTTCACCGTGTCGCACCCGCTTGCCGCCATGAAAATGGGCAAGCAGCTGGAACAGGCAAACTACCAGGGCGCCAAAATCGTCGTATATGTCGACGGCGACAAGGCGACTGCAGGCCAGTTCGAGTTCAAGGACCTCCGCGACGGCACCATGCATGTGGGAACCCCCGAAGAAATCATTAAACATTCCACATTACCTCAAGCATAA
- a CDS encoding mechanosensitive ion channel family protein, with product MNFIRSVIPKDSIIEQLLLVVLVILLVKFLNIAIRKILERASKRGFDRAAIPLISDLSKYALYVIGLLLCLNIMGVNTNGLLAMIGAASLAVGLALKDTLSNVAAGILLLFLKPFCAGDYIECGTIKGKISGIGMFNTTFETMDGLYVSAPNSSLWGAPIVNYSRNLTRRLDLTVGVAYKESLDRVLRILREMVAREARFLKIPVPQFFVSELADNSVNITIWVWVNTYEYHMLDRLYREIIKNTLDEYNIEIPFPQRVVHMAKEDEVPADPAPKQDEENELDNPDSELMQIVNGRKKPNGDEDHFMKDLV from the coding sequence GTGAATTTTATCAGGTCCGTCATTCCCAAGGATTCCATCATCGAGCAGTTGCTGCTGGTGGTCCTGGTCATTTTGCTGGTCAAGTTCCTGAATATCGCTATCCGCAAAATTTTGGAACGCGCCTCCAAGCGCGGTTTTGACCGCGCCGCGATCCCCCTGATTTCGGACCTCTCCAAGTACGCGCTCTACGTGATTGGGTTGCTGCTCTGCCTCAACATCATGGGCGTCAACACCAACGGCCTTTTGGCAATGATCGGTGCCGCGAGCCTTGCCGTGGGCCTTGCTCTCAAAGATACGCTTTCGAACGTGGCCGCAGGCATCCTGCTTTTGTTCCTCAAGCCCTTCTGTGCCGGCGACTATATCGAGTGCGGCACCATCAAGGGTAAAATCAGCGGCATCGGCATGTTCAACACGACTTTCGAGACCATGGACGGCCTTTACGTCTCCGCCCCGAACAGCTCGCTCTGGGGCGCCCCGATTGTGAACTACAGCCGCAACTTGACCCGCCGCCTGGACCTGACCGTCGGCGTCGCCTACAAGGAGTCGCTCGATCGCGTCCTCCGCATTTTGCGCGAGATGGTGGCTCGCGAAGCCCGCTTTTTAAAGATTCCGGTCCCGCAGTTTTTTGTGTCGGAGCTCGCCGACAACTCGGTCAACATCACCATCTGGGTGTGGGTGAACACTTACGAGTACCATATGCTCGACCGCCTCTACCGCGAAATCATCAAAAACACCCTGGATGAGTACAACATCGAAATCCCGTTCCCGCAGCGTGTGGTGCACATGGCGAAGGAAGACGAGGTCCCTGCCGACCCGGCGCCAAAGCAAGACGAAGAAAACGAATTAGACAATCCCGACAGCGAACTCATGCAGATTGTGAACGGCCGCAAAAAGCCGAACGGGGACGAAGACCATTTTATGAAGGATCTCGTCTAA
- a CDS encoding DUF4416 family protein, with amino-acid sequence MGAIREPAKVKIIVGVLAKNAAAVEAVREPLRQRFGCEDLNLAPFPFTFTNYYIDEIGSTPVRAFFSYEPLVDRTEIVEIKRWTNDVELEIAEKNGTPNLRPVNLDPGYMTLGQFFLATTKDQRQRVYMRDGIFVEPTLYFQDGHFHAFEWTYRDYQSETYINYLEQVRARLAYQMSTGKPYRLRAKQ; translated from the coding sequence ATGGGCGCAATTCGTGAACCAGCCAAGGTCAAAATCATCGTAGGCGTACTGGCCAAGAATGCGGCGGCGGTAGAGGCCGTCCGCGAACCCCTGCGCCAGCGCTTTGGCTGCGAAGACCTGAACCTCGCCCCCTTCCCGTTCACCTTCACAAACTACTACATCGACGAAATCGGAAGCACCCCCGTGCGCGCCTTCTTTAGCTACGAGCCGCTGGTAGACCGCACCGAGATTGTAGAGATCAAGCGCTGGACCAACGACGTGGAACTCGAGATTGCCGAAAAAAACGGCACGCCGAACCTGCGTCCCGTGAACCTCGACCCGGGTTACATGACCCTGGGGCAATTCTTTTTGGCAACCACCAAGGACCAGCGCCAACGCGTGTACATGCGCGACGGCATTTTTGTGGAGCCCACCCTCTACTTTCAAGACGGGCACTTTCACGCCTTCGAGTGGACCTACCGCGACTACCAAAGCGAGACCTACATCAACTACCTGGAACAAGTACGCGCCCGCCTCGCCTACCAGATGAGCACGGGAAAACCATATAGATTGAGAGCAAAACAATGA